The Methylomagnum ishizawai genome has a window encoding:
- a CDS encoding argininosuccinate synthase gives MSTQTVKKVALAYSGGLDTSVILQWLRETYGCEVVTFTADLGQGEELEPARAKATAMGIQEIYIDDLKEEFVRDFVFPMFRANTIYEGEYLLGTSIARPLISKRLIEIVNETGCDAICHGATGKGNDQVRFELGAYALKPDIKIIAPWREWELSSRETLLAYAEQHNIPIEMKRGKSSPYSMDANLLHISYEGGILEDPWAEPEEDMWRWSVSPEAAPDQPTYVVLGYEQGDIVSIDGERLTPAQVLAQLNQLGGANGVGRLDIVENRYVGMKSRGAYETPGGTIMLKAHRAIESLTLDREVAHLKDELMPRYASLIYNGYWWSPERLMLQQMIDASQAKVNGEVRVKLYKGNVSVVGRQSASDSLFDMNIATFEDDKGAYNQKDAEGFIKLNALRMRIAAKKGAKFT, from the coding sequence ATGTCCACCCAAACCGTGAAAAAAGTCGCCCTCGCCTATTCCGGCGGGCTCGATACCTCCGTCATCCTGCAATGGCTCAGGGAAACCTATGGCTGCGAAGTCGTCACCTTCACCGCCGACCTCGGGCAGGGCGAGGAACTGGAACCCGCCCGCGCCAAGGCCACGGCGATGGGCATCCAGGAAATCTATATCGACGACCTCAAGGAAGAATTCGTGCGCGACTTCGTGTTCCCGATGTTCCGCGCCAATACCATTTATGAAGGCGAATACCTCCTCGGCACGTCCATCGCCCGCCCCTTGATCTCCAAGCGCTTGATCGAGATCGTCAACGAAACCGGCTGCGACGCCATCTGCCACGGCGCGACCGGCAAGGGCAACGACCAGGTGCGGTTCGAACTGGGCGCCTACGCCCTCAAGCCCGATATCAAGATCATCGCCCCCTGGCGCGAATGGGAGCTGAGTTCCCGCGAAACCCTGCTGGCCTACGCCGAGCAGCACAACATCCCCATCGAGATGAAACGCGGCAAGTCCTCGCCCTATTCCATGGACGCCAACCTGCTGCATATCTCCTACGAGGGCGGCATCCTCGAAGACCCCTGGGCCGAGCCGGAAGAGGACATGTGGCGCTGGAGCGTCAGCCCAGAAGCCGCCCCGGACCAGCCGACCTACGTGGTGCTGGGCTATGAACAAGGCGATATCGTCAGCATCGACGGCGAACGGCTGACCCCGGCCCAGGTGCTGGCCCAACTGAACCAACTGGGCGGAGCCAACGGCGTGGGCCGCCTCGACATCGTGGAAAACCGCTATGTCGGCATGAAATCGCGCGGCGCCTACGAAACCCCCGGCGGCACCATCATGCTGAAAGCCCACCGCGCCATCGAATCCCTGACCCTGGACCGCGAAGTCGCCCATCTCAAGGACGAACTCATGCCGCGCTACGCCAGCCTGATCTACAACGGCTATTGGTGGAGCCCCGAGCGCCTGATGCTGCAACAGATGATCGACGCCTCCCAGGCCAAGGTGAACGGCGAGGTGCGGGTCAAGCTGTACAAGGGCAATGTCAGCGTGGTGGGCCGCCAGTCGGCCAGCGACAGCCTGTTCGACATGAACATCGCCACCTTCGAGGACGACAAGGGTGCGTACAACCAGAAGGACGCGGAAGGCTTCATCAAGCTGAACGCGCTCAGGATGCGGATCGCGGCCAAGAAGGGCGCGAAGTTCACCTAA
- a CDS encoding HAD family hydrolase: protein MKSAAFFDLDKTLLPFSTEKRFVQRLHARKLVGLRQLLGVLLAYLRYQRLDEAGYAAMKRGIVRDLLRGKSQAEIAAVAEQVFREVFASAIHPEARAAIAQHRAEGRAVYLVSATVDAVAGCFAAHLEVDGCHATTLEVMAGRFTGEVVGGVCYGGAKAGIVREIALRKGIDLDLSHAYGDSYEDRHMLAAVGYPVAVNPDRRLAAWAGERGWSLARWGR, encoded by the coding sequence ATGAAATCAGCGGCCTTTTTCGATCTCGACAAAACCTTGCTTCCGTTTTCCACCGAGAAGCGCTTCGTCCAGCGGCTCCACGCCCGCAAACTGGTGGGTCTGCGGCAGTTGCTCGGCGTGTTGCTGGCCTATCTGCGCTATCAGCGTTTGGACGAGGCCGGCTATGCGGCGATGAAGCGGGGCATTGTCCGCGACTTGCTGCGCGGGAAATCCCAGGCCGAAATCGCGGCGGTGGCGGAACAGGTGTTCCGCGAGGTGTTCGCGTCGGCCATCCATCCGGAGGCCCGTGCCGCCATCGCCCAACATCGGGCCGAGGGCCGGGCCGTTTATCTGGTGTCCGCCACCGTCGATGCCGTGGCTGGCTGCTTCGCCGCGCATCTGGAAGTGGACGGCTGCCATGCCACCACCTTGGAAGTGATGGCGGGGCGGTTCACCGGCGAGGTCGTGGGCGGGGTGTGCTATGGCGGCGCGAAGGCTGGGATCGTGCGCGAAATCGCCCTGCGGAAGGGCATCGACCTGGACTTGAGCCATGCCTATGGCGATTCCTACGAGGACCGCCATATGTTGGCGGCGGTGGGTTATCCGGTGGCGGTCAATCCCGACCGGCGCTTGGCGGCTTGGGCCGGGGAGCGGGGCTGGAGCTTGGCGCGGTGGGGCCGGTAA
- a CDS encoding YchJ family protein has protein sequence MDIFAPCVCGSGQLYGQCCGPLLSRQFPAPTPEALMRSRYTAFQLRDADYVRDTWDPAHCPAKLDFEGDARVWSKLDIVATLGGGEDDQRGVVEFKAQFELGEDTYMIHEVSRFHRLEGRWVYLDGTIAYHGKIAHQGKPLANAPCPCGSGKKYKKCCG, from the coding sequence ATGGATATTTTCGCCCCCTGCGTTTGTGGCTCCGGCCAGCTTTACGGCCAGTGCTGTGGCCCCTTGCTTTCCCGCCAATTCCCGGCCCCGACCCCGGAAGCCTTGATGCGCTCGCGCTATACCGCCTTCCAGTTGCGCGACGCCGATTACGTCCGCGACACCTGGGACCCGGCCCATTGTCCGGCCAAGTTGGATTTCGAGGGCGATGCCCGCGTTTGGTCCAAGCTGGACATCGTCGCCACCCTCGGCGGCGGCGAGGACGACCAGCGCGGTGTGGTGGAATTCAAAGCCCAATTCGAACTGGGCGAAGACACCTATATGATCCACGAGGTCAGCCGCTTCCACCGGCTGGAAGGGCGCTGGGTCTACCTGGACGGCACCATCGCCTATCACGGCAAGATCGCCCACCAGGGCAAGCCGCTGGCGAACGCGCCCTGTCCTTGCGGGAGTGGGAAGAAATATAAGAAGTGCTGCGGGTGA
- a CDS encoding alpha-E domain-containing protein translates to MLSRVAENLYWMARYLERAENTARLINTTTQVLLDLPKGASFGWDILLKVVGLDKLFDEHYTEANEANIMRFLIQDERNPSSLVSCVRCARENSRTFREILPKEFWERVNGLYLYMREHAPAAAHNRAQRYEVLNQVVDRGQSLAGMLVGCMSHDLAYQFIELGRNLERADMTSRIVDINSAVLLPRDGGALEPIQERLWMSVLKALSAYQMYRRHVDVHVRGTAVLSYLLLDPHFPRTVRHCLAKIDECLSTLPDHAQAMRAARRSWRRLAGLRWEGLTPAVLHEYLDQCQKDFGDIHAAVSAQYFYREQPETLPPTQQQAA, encoded by the coding sequence ATGTTATCCCGAGTCGCCGAGAATCTTTATTGGATGGCCCGCTATCTGGAACGGGCCGAGAATACCGCCCGCCTCATCAATACCACGACCCAGGTTTTGCTGGATCTGCCCAAGGGCGCGTCCTTCGGCTGGGATATCCTGCTGAAGGTGGTCGGGCTAGATAAGTTGTTCGACGAACACTATACCGAGGCCAACGAGGCCAATATCATGCGCTTCCTGATCCAGGACGAGCGCAACCCGAGTTCCTTGGTTTCCTGTGTGCGCTGCGCCCGCGAGAACAGCCGCACCTTCCGCGAAATCCTGCCCAAGGAATTCTGGGAGCGGGTGAACGGGCTTTATCTTTATATGCGCGAACACGCGCCCGCCGCCGCCCACAACCGGGCGCAACGCTACGAGGTGTTGAACCAGGTGGTGGACCGGGGCCAATCGCTGGCCGGGATGTTGGTCGGCTGCATGAGCCACGATCTGGCCTACCAATTCATCGAACTCGGGCGCAATCTGGAACGGGCCGACATGACCTCGCGCATCGTCGATATCAATTCCGCCGTACTGCTGCCCCGCGATGGCGGTGCCTTGGAGCCGATCCAGGAACGGCTATGGATGAGCGTCTTGAAGGCTTTGAGCGCCTATCAGATGTACCGCCGCCATGTCGATGTGCATGTGCGCGGCACCGCCGTGTTGAGCTACCTGCTACTGGACCCGCATTTTCCGCGCACCGTGCGCCATTGCCTCGCCAAGATCGACGAATGCCTCTCCACCCTGCCCGACCACGCCCAGGCCATGCGGGCGGCGCGGCGGTCCTGGCGGCGGTTGGCGGGCTTGCGCTGGGAGGGTTTGACGCCCGCCGTATTGCACGAGTATCTGGACCAATGCCAGAAGGATTTCGGCGATATCCATGCGGCGGTTTCGGCGCAGTATTTCTATCGGGAGCAGCCGGAAACCTTGCCGCCCACACAGCAGCAAGCGGCATAG
- a CDS encoding ROK family protein: MQSNPSMEPIPIGLTISGIGRFSGPALELSNLDIANDIRERLIDTYRWPDTVKILIDNDVTCMAMAEKVLGLGSGGRISNFVCVAIGRGIGSGIVVDGNTYKGANYNAGEVGHMVIDISDDARDCPCGSKGCFESYCAERGIMVESSAIPPPPADPNRRGQPRRIVGTAPGIRPATGHAPSQCNLRPEIPPSRPGPPRSGPQARHSRIPTPWHGFCKPRAKRPRTAPMKIAHDEYAHNQAYDELLDADLKPRPAARALFEYLDSLPPSEVEARRQSVDAAIMTMGITFTVYSEAGNIDRAWPFDIIPRVLAKKEWMRIEEGLKQRLTALNLFINDLYNAQQIVKDGVFPAEVLEGSRNFRQQCRGISPRFSVWAHVCGTDLVRDKDGTVYVLEDNLRVPSGVSYMLENRQLMKRLFPEVFQSSTILPVDDYPTQLYDTLAALSPRDIERPVVAVLTPGIFNSAYFEHSYLAQQMGAVLVEGSDLFVGGDDQVYMRTITGPRRVDVIYRRIDDDFLDPEAFREDSTLGVRGLMRSWRAGKVGIANAPGAGVADDKVVYAFVPKIIQYYLNEEPILANVPSYLCMYDEERDYVLDNLDKLVVKPANESGGYGMIIGPRATPEERAKFAELIRANPRNYMAQPTLDISTAPTLVGEQLAPRHLDLRPFVLQSNRLYATTGGLTRVALKAGSLVVNSSQGGGSKDTWIVDTEE; encoded by the coding sequence ATGCAATCCAACCCATCCATGGAACCCATACCCATTGGGCTGACAATCTCCGGCATCGGGAGGTTTTCCGGCCCGGCCTTGGAATTATCCAACCTGGACATCGCCAACGATATCCGGGAACGGCTCATCGATACCTACCGATGGCCCGATACGGTCAAAATCCTTATCGACAACGATGTCACCTGCATGGCGATGGCGGAAAAAGTCCTGGGGCTGGGCAGCGGCGGGCGGATTTCCAATTTCGTGTGCGTCGCGATAGGACGGGGGATCGGATCGGGCATCGTGGTCGATGGCAATACCTATAAGGGCGCGAACTATAACGCCGGCGAAGTCGGACATATGGTGATCGATATCAGCGACGACGCCAGGGATTGCCCATGCGGCTCGAAAGGGTGCTTCGAATCCTATTGCGCCGAGCGCGGCATCATGGTGGAAAGCTCCGCCATTCCGCCACCGCCGGCCGATCCAAACCGGCGCGGCCAGCCCCGCCGTATCGTCGGCACAGCCCCCGGAATCCGCCCCGCCACCGGACACGCACCATCCCAGTGCAACCTACGCCCGGAAATCCCCCCGTCCCGGCCCGGCCCGCCCCGTTCCGGCCCGCAGGCCCGCCATTCGCGCATACCCACCCCGTGGCACGGCTTCTGCAAACCCCGAGCGAAAAGACCCAGGACAGCGCCCATGAAAATCGCCCACGACGAATACGCCCACAACCAAGCTTACGACGAGCTCCTAGACGCCGACCTCAAACCCCGGCCCGCCGCCCGGGCCTTGTTCGAATACCTCGATTCCCTCCCGCCCAGCGAGGTGGAAGCCCGCCGCCAGTCGGTGGACGCCGCCATCATGACCATGGGCATCACCTTCACCGTCTATAGCGAGGCCGGTAATATCGACCGCGCCTGGCCGTTCGACATCATCCCCAGGGTCTTGGCGAAAAAGGAATGGATGCGGATCGAGGAAGGGCTGAAACAACGCCTGACCGCGCTCAACCTGTTCATCAACGACCTCTACAACGCCCAGCAAATCGTCAAGGACGGGGTGTTCCCCGCCGAGGTACTGGAAGGCTCGCGCAATTTCCGCCAACAATGCCGGGGGATTTCGCCCCGTTTCAGCGTGTGGGCGCATGTGTGCGGGACCGATTTGGTGCGCGACAAGGACGGCACGGTCTACGTGCTGGAAGACAACCTACGCGTGCCCTCCGGCGTGTCCTATATGCTGGAAAACCGCCAGTTGATGAAGCGGCTGTTCCCGGAAGTGTTCCAATCCTCCACCATCCTGCCGGTGGACGACTACCCCACCCAGCTTTACGACACCCTGGCCGCGCTCTCGCCCCGCGATATCGAACGCCCGGTGGTGGCGGTGTTGACGCCCGGCATCTTCAACTCGGCCTATTTCGAGCATAGCTATCTGGCCCAGCAGATGGGCGCGGTCTTGGTGGAGGGTTCGGATTTGTTCGTCGGCGGCGACGACCAGGTCTATATGCGGACCATCACCGGGCCGCGCCGGGTCGATGTGATCTACCGCCGCATCGACGACGATTTCCTCGACCCGGAAGCCTTCCGCGAGGATTCCACCCTTGGCGTGCGCGGCCTGATGCGCTCGTGGCGGGCGGGCAAGGTCGGCATCGCCAACGCCCCCGGCGCCGGGGTGGCGGACGACAAGGTAGTCTATGCCTTCGTGCCCAAGATCATCCAATACTATTTGAACGAAGAACCCATCCTCGCCAATGTGCCGAGCTATCTTTGTATGTACGACGAGGAGCGGGACTATGTGCTGGACAACCTGGACAAGTTGGTGGTGAAGCCCGCCAACGAATCCGGCGGCTACGGCATGATCATCGGCCCCAGGGCCACCCCGGAAGAGCGCGCCAAATTCGCCGAATTGATCCGCGCCAATCCGCGCAACTATATGGCCCAGCCCACCTTGGATATTTCGACCGCCCCCACCCTGGTCGGCGAGCAGTTGGCCCCGCGCCATCTCGATCTCCGGCCTTTCGTATTGCAATCGAACCGGCTCTACGCCACCACCGGCGGCCTGACCCGCGTGGCTTTGAAGGCCGGTTCCCTGGTGGTGAATTCGTCGCAGGGCGGCGGCAGCAAAGATACCTGGATCGTAGATACGGAGGAATAA
- a CDS encoding transposase yields MQTSIISIKHLVSEAHCYETIRQLRWQEGVYCPHCDGGEAIRRGYDGPDRHLRRYQCKACGRRFDDLTGTALSGHHQPLSVWVLCLYFMGLNLSNAQIAQELDLNKDDVHSMTECLRGGLAQKKRL; encoded by the coding sequence ATGCAGACATCCATCATATCAATCAAGCACTTGGTCAGCGAAGCGCACTGCTACGAGACCATCCGGCAACTGCGCTGGCAAGAGGGCGTCTACTGCCCGCACTGCGACGGGGGCGAGGCCATCCGGCGCGGCTACGACGGGCCGGATCGGCACCTGCGGCGCTACCAGTGCAAGGCGTGCGGTAGGCGCTTCGACGACCTGACCGGGACGGCGCTGTCCGGGCACCACCAGCCCTTGTCCGTATGGGTGTTATGCCTGTACTTCATGGGCCTGAACCTGTCCAACGCACAGATTGCCCAGGAACTGGACCTGAACAAGGACGACGTGCATTCCATGACGGAATGTCTGCGCGGGGGTCTCGCCCAAAAAAAGCGCCTGTGA
- a CDS encoding IS1595 family transposase, with amino-acid sequence MTLSGVVECDETYVVAGHKGQPEKVAEAGRPPRRRRLKGARGRGTKATEKPPVFGMIQRSGEVVIRLLDNVQQKTIKPLISQTVAAGTLVNTDEYAIYGKLTDWGYGHKTVNHSKGEYARDEDGDGFHEVHVNTMEGFWSLLRSWLRPHRGISQAKLPLYLGFFEFVYNAKRRGKRLLSALLEGLLKKTPESI; translated from the coding sequence GTGACGCTATCGGGGGTCGTCGAGTGCGACGAGACCTACGTCGTGGCCGGACACAAGGGCCAGCCGGAGAAGGTCGCCGAAGCCGGACGCCCGCCGCGCCGACGGCGGCTGAAGGGCGCACGGGGGCGCGGCACCAAAGCCACGGAGAAGCCGCCCGTTTTCGGCATGATCCAGCGCTCCGGCGAGGTGGTCATCCGGCTGCTCGACAACGTCCAACAAAAGACGATCAAGCCCTTGATCTCGCAGACCGTCGCGGCGGGGACGCTGGTGAACACCGACGAATATGCCATCTACGGCAAGCTGACCGACTGGGGCTACGGACACAAGACGGTCAACCACTCGAAGGGCGAGTATGCCCGTGACGAGGACGGCGACGGCTTCCACGAGGTCCACGTCAACACCATGGAAGGCTTCTGGTCGTTGCTCCGCTCCTGGCTGCGGCCCCACCGGGGCATCTCGCAGGCCAAGTTGCCGCTATACCTGGGCTTCTTCGAATTCGTCTACAACGCCAAGCGGCGCGGCAAGCGATTGTTGTCCGCACTGCTGGAAGGCTTGCTCAAGAAGACCCCGGAATCCATATAG
- a CDS encoding TonB-dependent receptor plug domain-containing protein, giving the protein MKAHIIIINEYLLRLPENQPRQPMCISRFKLALLLARMAMLWATANTIGFGAELDELIDLPLEQLMNIEVYSASKFPQKKIDAPALVSIVTAQDIQDYGYRTLDEILNSIRGLYTNYDHNYNYLGVRGFSPPGDYNSKILLLIDGYRTNDPAADQASLGTDFLLDVDLIDRVEYVSGPGSALYGNNAFFGVINIITKDGTHYQGGELSGQYGSFGYNKERGTYGKQFDNGANLLLSGSHQYADGQNLFFQEFNAPGSDSGKVRHEDAGRADRLFGKFSYRGFKLEGGFVNRKQEIPTASFGQLLGSGGSFTIDRQYFLDLSYSGDLSDTLNLYAHAYSGSHNYDGDYVYIPPTLNKDRGRANWAGTELKFVSTYFDRHKLVVGGEYQNNFDLQAANFDVNPYLPYTESDAHNYRYSFYAQDDFNIVHDLALNAGLRYDYYNTFGDTVNPRAALIYKPWDSTAFKLLYGTAFRAPNAYELYYASGSSRPNPDLQPEKIATYEVVIEHQPSNHLRMAASGFRYQISDLINLTTDNDQLTFRNQAKANAWGTEAEIEYFWENGTRLRGSYTWVDVKQQGALTDGTPPNSPGSLVKLNLSLPIWDKAFRLGSQFLYTGGRKTLLGRGKSLEGYPVVDLTLRTDQLFKGQLKGFEVSASVYNLFDQTYFSVAGEEHCDNLGACLNGIPQVGRNFRAMLNYRF; this is encoded by the coding sequence ATGAAGGCCCATATTATTATAATTAATGAGTATTTGCTCCGCTTGCCAGAGAACCAGCCCCGCCAGCCTATGTGCATATCCCGTTTCAAATTGGCTTTGCTTTTGGCCCGCATGGCTATGCTATGGGCCACTGCAAATACCATTGGTTTTGGCGCGGAATTGGACGAATTGATCGACCTGCCATTGGAGCAGCTGATGAATATCGAGGTGTATAGCGCCTCGAAATTCCCGCAGAAAAAGATCGATGCGCCGGCATTGGTCAGTATCGTCACCGCACAGGATATCCAGGATTATGGATACCGGACCTTGGATGAAATCCTCAATAGCATCCGTGGGCTGTATACCAACTATGACCACAATTACAACTACCTTGGTGTGCGGGGTTTCAGCCCTCCCGGCGATTACAACTCGAAAATCCTGTTGCTCATCGATGGCTATCGCACCAACGATCCGGCCGCCGACCAGGCTTCCCTGGGAACCGATTTCCTGCTCGATGTCGATTTGATCGACCGGGTTGAATATGTCTCGGGGCCGGGGTCCGCCCTTTATGGCAATAATGCTTTTTTCGGCGTGATCAATATCATCACCAAGGACGGAACGCATTATCAAGGCGGCGAATTGTCCGGCCAATACGGCAGCTTCGGTTATAACAAGGAGCGGGGCACTTACGGCAAACAATTCGATAATGGTGCCAACCTACTATTATCCGGCTCGCACCAGTACGCCGACGGACAGAACCTATTTTTCCAGGAATTCAACGCGCCCGGCTCCGATTCGGGCAAGGTTAGACATGAGGATGCCGGCCGCGCCGACCGTTTATTCGGTAAGTTTTCGTACCGGGGATTTAAGTTGGAAGGCGGGTTCGTGAACCGCAAGCAGGAAATTCCGACCGCCTCCTTCGGGCAGTTGTTGGGTAGCGGTGGCAGCTTTACCATCGACCGGCAGTATTTCTTAGACCTGTCCTATAGCGGTGATCTTTCCGATACCCTAAACCTGTATGCCCATGCCTATTCCGGCAGCCATAACTACGATGGTGACTATGTTTATATCCCTCCGACTCTCAATAAAGACCGGGGCAGGGCGAACTGGGCCGGTACCGAATTGAAATTCGTCAGCACCTATTTCGACCGGCATAAGCTGGTGGTCGGCGGCGAATACCAGAACAATTTCGATCTCCAAGCGGCCAATTTTGATGTTAATCCTTACCTGCCTTATACGGAAAGCGACGCACATAATTACCGCTACAGCTTTTATGCCCAGGACGATTTCAATATAGTCCACGATCTGGCGTTGAATGCCGGTCTTCGCTACGATTATTACAATACCTTCGGCGATACGGTCAATCCCCGTGCCGCGCTGATTTATAAACCCTGGGACAGCACGGCGTTCAAACTCTTGTACGGTACGGCGTTCCGTGCGCCCAACGCCTATGAACTCTATTACGCATCGGGAAGCTCCCGGCCAAATCCCGATTTGCAGCCGGAGAAAATCGCCACCTATGAAGTCGTGATCGAACATCAACCCTCGAACCATCTGCGGATGGCGGCTTCGGGGTTTCGTTACCAGATCTCCGACCTGATCAATCTCACCACCGACAACGATCAACTGACCTTCCGTAACCAAGCCAAGGCCAACGCCTGGGGAACCGAGGCGGAAATCGAATACTTTTGGGAGAATGGCACCCGGCTGCGGGGAAGTTATACCTGGGTGGATGTGAAACAACAGGGCGCTTTGACGGATGGAACCCCCCCGAATTCGCCTGGGAGTCTGGTGAAGCTCAATCTTTCCCTACCGATCTGGGACAAGGCTTTCCGCCTGGGGTCGCAGTTCCTCTATACCGGCGGCCGCAAGACGCTGTTGGGGCGGGGCAAGTCCTTGGAGGGTTATCCCGTGGTCGATCTCACCCTGAGGACCGACCAGCTTTTCAAAGGACAGCTCAAGGGTTTCGAGGTTTCGGCCAGCGTTTACAACTTGTTCGATCAAACTTATTTCAGCGTGGCCGGGGAAGAACATTGCGATAACCTGGGAGCCTGCCTGAATGGCATTCCCCAGGTGGGGCGTAATTTCCGGGCCATGCTGAATTACCGGTTTTAG
- a CDS encoding YfiR family protein: MVAAVLVPIAIPVSAGPDITAEYKVKAAILVNLAKFTEWPPAVLADSAALTICLVGEPVMAALLTEVSGKTVHNHGLKVLALTAAADRGFESCQVLFVGLSASGHAEALLNKTMDRPILTVGDTPGFARQGGMIELVRKDDHLGFNINLGKARKAGLTLRAQLLALAKIVE; encoded by the coding sequence ATGGTCGCCGCTGTATTGGTGCCGATTGCAATCCCCGTGTCCGCCGGGCCGGATATAACCGCCGAATATAAGGTGAAAGCCGCCATCCTCGTCAATCTTGCGAAATTCACCGAGTGGCCACCGGCGGTCCTCGCCGATTCGGCGGCCTTGACGATTTGTCTGGTTGGCGAACCCGTCATGGCCGCGTTGCTGACGGAAGTGAGCGGAAAAACCGTTCATAACCATGGGCTCAAAGTGTTGGCTTTAACCGCCGCCGCCGACCGCGGGTTCGAATCCTGTCAGGTATTATTTGTGGGCCTGTCCGCGAGCGGCCACGCCGAAGCCCTCTTAAACAAAACCATGGACCGGCCTATTTTGACGGTCGGCGATACTCCCGGCTTCGCCCGGCAAGGCGGCATGATCGAACTGGTCAGAAAGGACGATCACCTGGGTTTCAATATCAACCTCGGCAAGGCAAGGAAAGCCGGCCTCACGCTCAGGGCGCAGTTGTTGGCCTTGGCCAAGATTGTCGAGTGA
- a CDS encoding pilin: protein MGLTSWGLCLIKVLIEIFIGLLAVAAAPLAVQAVFQSKSRIGRLAQTIAGIALVVGFLVVWGDTGRDPLQWVYCWLNPGAYSCQDTDMAAAPPPNGIPQPDGPIRSQIQEALLLGAPGKTAVTEVYASLGQFPRDNPAAGLPDPEQLIGNYTTGIAVEDGAIHIALGNRADPAINGKTISLRPARVGDNPASPLSWLCGYAEPVRGMVAQGANRTSVPALYLPVECRP from the coding sequence ATGGGCCTCACTTCATGGGGGTTGTGCTTGATTAAAGTCCTGATCGAAATCTTCATCGGCCTGCTCGCGGTCGCCGCCGCGCCGCTCGCGGTCCAGGCGGTGTTCCAATCCAAAAGCCGCATCGGGCGCTTGGCCCAGACTATCGCGGGCATCGCGCTCGTGGTCGGCTTCCTGGTGGTGTGGGGCGATACCGGGCGCGATCCGCTGCAATGGGTCTATTGTTGGCTCAATCCCGGTGCTTATTCCTGCCAGGATACCGATATGGCCGCCGCGCCTCCTCCGAATGGCATTCCGCAGCCGGATGGCCCCATCCGCAGCCAAATCCAAGAAGCCTTGTTATTGGGGGCACCGGGAAAAACGGCGGTCACGGAAGTCTACGCCTCGCTCGGCCAATTCCCGCGCGACAACCCGGCGGCGGGCCTGCCCGACCCGGAGCAACTCATCGGCAATTACACGACCGGCATCGCCGTCGAGGACGGGGCGATCCATATCGCCCTCGGGAATCGCGCCGATCCGGCCATCAACGGCAAAACCATCAGCTTGCGTCCCGCCCGGGTCGGGGATAACCCGGCCAGCCCGCTGTCATGGTTGTGCGGCTATGCCGAGCCGGTCCGGGGCATGGTGGCCCAGGGCGCGAACCGGACCTCGGTGCCCGCCCTGTACCTGCCGGTCGAATGCCGCCCATGA
- a CDS encoding YdcF family protein, translated as MNWNWLFTNLAAGLLLPPLNLLLLGTVGFWLARRRPRLGRSLLGLALLGLWLLATPWVAGRLLATLELPYAPIRGGEAEAIVILGGGLRYDAPEFGGGDTLNARTLERVRYGARLQRLTGKPVLVTGGAPEGESAEGPLMKAVLEAEFGVPVAWVEERSANTRENARFSAPLLRAAGIRRIYLVSHVWHLPRAIPEFEREGFAVVAAGTGYQSSGDSHCFDFLPSASALMSSYYACHEWVGVVWYRLRG; from the coding sequence ATGAATTGGAACTGGTTATTCACCAATCTGGCCGCCGGCCTGCTGTTGCCGCCACTGAACCTGTTGTTGTTGGGCACGGTGGGGTTTTGGCTGGCGCGGCGGCGTCCGCGCCTGGGCCGTAGTTTGCTCGGGCTGGCTTTGTTGGGCTTATGGTTGCTCGCGACGCCCTGGGTTGCCGGGCGCTTGCTGGCGACCCTGGAACTGCCCTACGCGCCCATCCGGGGCGGCGAGGCCGAGGCCATCGTGATCCTGGGCGGCGGGCTGCGCTACGACGCGCCGGAATTCGGCGGCGGCGACACCTTGAACGCCCGCACCCTGGAGCGGGTGCGCTACGGCGCCCGTTTGCAACGCCTGACCGGCAAGCCGGTCTTGGTGACCGGCGGTGCCCCGGAAGGCGAAAGCGCCGAGGGGCCGCTGATGAAGGCGGTGTTGGAGGCGGAATTCGGGGTGCCGGTGGCCTGGGTGGAGGAGCGCTCGGCCAATACCCGCGAGAACGCGCGTTTTTCCGCGCCCTTGCTGAGGGCGGCGGGCATCCGCCGCATCTATCTGGTCAGCCATGTCTGGCACCTGCCCCGCGCCATCCCCGAATTCGAGCGCGAGGGTTTCGCCGTGGTCGCCGCCGGGACTGGCTATCAATCCAGCGGCGACAGCCATTGCTTCGATTTCCTGCCCAGCGCCAGCGCCCTGATGTCCAGCTATTACGCCTGCCATGAATGGGTGGGGGTGGTGTGGTACCGGCTGCGCGGGTGA